Genomic DNA from Osmia lignaria lignaria isolate PbOS001 chromosome 6, iyOsmLign1, whole genome shotgun sequence:
CAGCTCGTTAGCGTCTTGCTACTGTGTTGCTATGTAAATTATGTCAATTTTTTCGTTACATAAATTAACTACGCGATCAATTAACATGTTCGCTGCCGATCGAAATCTGCATGCGTTTCGAAAAGGATCGCGTTTGGTCCAGGTTGCATAATAACGCAACGAACGAACTCAGGCCATTTGGCATTGATTTTATCACAGTCACAGAACTGGCCATTGATTGATAAACCGTGCCGGTATTCTCCATAGACGCATGTGTCCGTGCAGCTATCAAAGTGCACACATTCATCGGCGGATGCAACCCGTGCATTGTACCAACGCGAACGACCATTGTCGGGCCAATATGGAGTGCATGGAATTTAAACAGCTCCTTCAATGACATTGTTTTGATCGTGCTCGAACAGAGTACCGTGCAAACACGTTCTCTTTTTTCGGAGCTGGGAACGGTGCATGGTGTTTCGTACGGTTCGTGAACACCAGTTACATAAGTTTGTGTAGCTTTAATTTTACTCGGCACGTTCTCATTCACGCGTGGACTTTGACTTTGTCGAGGCACGAACCGGACTGTAAAGCAGATAGGATTCTTTTCCTGTGGTATTAGATAGGGTATGACAAGAATTGGGACAAAGGTGGCTTTGCTTCTGAACGGTAGAAAATGAACAGAGCAAGGTTGAAAATGTAAACgtttattaagaaaaagaaatgaacacCTAATTGGACACGGTAATTTGTATAGTTTTCGGAGGAATAGAGTCCTTCAGACTCTGTAAGAAGAATCGTGAAATTAGGGATAGGGACAGATGGTATTAGCGTGGTGAATAGAGTTCTCGACCTATCGCTCCTGAGGGCCCGGGTTCAAATCCCGGTGGGGGAGTCCGCGTTTTTCCTTCACCGATCcaataaagaaacagaaggCTTTCGCGGAATTCAATAACGTCTCGGGTCccatttatatgaaaattgctTCCTCCACAACTGGAACCGATGAGAATTGACTACAAAATCGAGTATATTCGGCAAAGTAGTGTCGGAACTTTATTCGAACCCGATGGCAACAGGTTGTTGGAATATCAAATGCCAAGTCCGATGGGTGGGTATCGCGTTATCGATATCCAGGACACGTGTAATCGTGCAAAAAATATCGTTTGCAAAATTCCCTCATCGAAGCTTAACTCGCGTCCTTGTCCGCGAACGAGTGTTGGATGCCAGCGTTTATATTCCATTAAGCGTTGGTCTATCATCGCTCGAAGATGAAATTGTGTCTCATTTGCCCTGTGCCAATAGTATTCAATACTTGGTGCAGTTTCCCTAGCAGACcacaattatttttcatttttttcgttttttacaCTCCGCGATTCTTTATACGCgagcaaaagggttaaaagaaGGACGGAGGATTATCTTCAGGTAGGAGATGCAAACCTGAGCCCAAGGGTTAACGTGTGGCAACGAAACCGCGAGTGATGCACCGCGGCCTCTAAGTTATCTTCATACCTAGCACGCAACGTGCTTcgttattttatttgatttcattTAATCACCGTGGAAGCGTTGGAAGGGGCTGACCGCTGGTGTCGTATACTCGCCCCGACACGACAGCTTCGACAAAGGCGTAATCTTCCGGGGACGTATCGCTTCTGTTTCTTCAAGACCTTTATCGTTGCTTACATTTACATCGAAATAAAGTGCACacaaatattttcaactttattGTTGTTTTTATTGATCTTATCCCAATGATAGACTTAAGACGTAAGTTAAAGATTAAAAGCGAATAGATAACGTGATTTTTAACTCTTTCGCTGCGTTAAGATCAACGCGTTTGctttaataatatgaaaatctaACGATAATGGAAGCGCAATGAAACAGGTGTCGAAGGAGTAATGGCAGAAAGGTTGCGTTCGAATGACACATGTCACGCGCGTGTCGTGCCGCGATATTAACCAATTGATCCAGAGAGGAAAGGATGTTACATTAGAATTGTGGTAGGGACAAGAGAGATACCTATCAACGATCCAAAAAACATGCGACCGTTTCTATCGTCTGTACTCTGATTCGCTTCCCGACTAATCGTTTCATTCAATGCTTTTCCGACTGACCCCTTTCCCATCGTAGAAATGTGTCGCGTAGAACAATTCTGTATTAACCCTGAAATCATAATCTAATCGATGCTCCAATGATTATCTAAGTTATCGTTTCTAATTTCTCGATATTTCTGTTTCCACGAAAGTCGCGAGAAATTTCAGCCGGTGAACAAAGGAGcttaagaaaatattattaagcGTCGTTTTTCTTCCGCAACAGGGGTGCCTACAGGTTCGTCCGTGTTAATGTTCTGCTATGGTGGTGGGAAACACGAGGGTTCACGGTGGCAAAGATATTTACGAGGCACGCCACCACTAATCCTGATAAAATTGCTTTCATCTTCGAGGACAAAGAATGGACGTATCGAAAGGTGAGCTGAAATAAGTCGAAGCGTTAACGAGAATTCTACAGGAATGTAATGTAATTGTTCTCCGTTTGTACGTAGCTAGAAGAATACAGCAATCAACTGGGACGTTATTTTCGCAAGAAATCCTTATCTCGCGGGGATAGCGTTGGTTTGATCATGGAAAGTCGACCAGAATACGTGGGAACGTGGTTGGGTCTTAGCAAAGCTGGCTTTGTCGGTGCACTTTTGAACACGAACCTTTGTGGAGATGTTTTAGTGCACAGCATCAAGGCAGCCAATTGTAAGGCTGTTATTTTTGGATCGGAGTTCAAAGAAGGTAAGTTCTTTTTCATGcaagattttttaataataatctcttaaaaataatgattccaATATTTGTCGATGCAGACGCGTTTTTATCGTTTAGTTGCATATATGCATATCAAATATTGACAGTAAGttaagaaaatttttgtttGTTCTTTTTAAGTGCTACATTATATACTCGTACCAAGAAATTGATTAATATTCCTAAAGTATGAATTATTTCATCATATTCAACGAaattaacgtaatattaatgttacttcGAATTAtccttttcttaattattccgTTACATTAAATTTCTGACACGTTCAATACGTATTTTCTTCGCGCTTGCGAATTTCTCGAAACAACAATGAGAACGATACGTCTTTTTGTTCAGTGATTCGTGAAATTAGGGAGAAAATTCCAGAGGTGGCTTTGTACCAGTGGTCGGATCTGTCAGACACCCCTTGTCTCGAAGGAGCGATCGATCTGAAAACGGAAATCACCAGCATCGATCCGAGCCCTCTCGTGTACGACCTTGCTCGAGGTACTCCCCGGGATAAATTGATTTACATTTACACCTCGGGTACCACTGGGATGCCGAAGGCTGCTGTTATCACTAATTTAAGGTACTATTTTCTCACCTTTTCTCTCACCACCCGCGGCAGACACCTTAATTAAGCATAAAATCAAAAACTGTTCGAGTTATTCTGATTGAATAATGTAACGATACGTTTCGGTAATTAATTCGATAAACAGTCTGCGAAGATATGAACTTTGATTTTGGAAAGTACAATCATTTTCGATGAATCATTATTtacttgcttttttttttttttttttaaattattcagtcTGCCTTCAGTGGTATTTACATACTTTGCACCTTGGTGAAATAAATTTTAGGAGGtggaataattatattttaaacttaTCTTTCCAGGTATATGTTAATGTCTTGTGGCGTGAACTCGATGCTCAGTTTACGATCAACCGATAGGATTTACAATTCTTTGCCGCTTTATCACACAGCTGGTGGGCTGATCGGAGTGGGTCAAACATTGTTGAAGGGTATCACCGTCGTTCTTCGTAGACGATTTAGTGCTTCAAAGTTCTGGCCAGATTGCGTCCATTACGAATGCACAGTAAGGTTATTTTTATTCCTCAATCATCGCTGATTTCGAATTCACCAGCTGGTCGTAGTTGAACTTTGCAGTTGCTTTATCCACTTTCGCGTAGCATCAAGAACAAAGCTCGATATCATGAATGACAGTAACGACTCGGTACATCAATTGATTACGTATTTAATTGCAAAGAATGTTTCAATTATAGGTCGCACAGTATATCGGAGAAATCTGTAGATATCTGCTCACCGTACCTCCAGGTCCCTGTGATACCACGCACAAGGTTCGACTGATGTTTGGAAACGGCCTTAGGCCCCAAATTTGGAAACCTTTTATAGAAAGATTCGGCGTGAAGCAAGTCGGCGAATTTTATGGCGCCACTGAAGGAAACTCGAATCTtggtaatttttaatgaaatattttgatttCCGTGGAAATTTATGACTATATATAAACAGAGTATAATTTATCTATAAGTGTGCTTTAAAATAATCCTTGCTCAAATTTTCTAGTGAGTAGATAACCGTCTATAATTCTCGCTGGTGGTAGTATGAATAATCAAACGATTTATCTCTACAGATTCGTAGTCTTGATGACTCACGACCatataaattttcacaattttaaGATAACTAAATCATTTTAAATCGTTTTCAGTGAATATTGATAACAAGATTGGAGCAGTAGGATTTGTTCCACTGTTTGCTGGTTCATTGTACCCTGTAGCATTATTAAGGGTTGATGAGGAGACTGGAGAACCATTAAGGGGACCAGATGGTCTCTGCATACGTTGTAAACCTGGTTAGTATTTCTCATTCTTCCTCAGTATTCCAACATTTTAATCCTTAttaaatctttctttttctcgttaGGAGAATCAGGTATCTTTGTAGGTAAAATCAATCCAAAGAGGGTACTCAATGACTTTTCCGGATATGCAGATACAAAAGCTTCTGAACAAAAGATTCTTCGCGATGTGTTCAAGAAGGATGATCGTGCTTTTAATTCTGgttagtaaaaatattaatcagTTCTCTGATAATCGCCAATCGATTATTAATCTTGATAAATTCGTGAGTTATATAAAACTTCTGATATAGGTGATATTTTGGTCATGGACGAGATGGGGTACTTTTATTTCAAGGACAGGACTGGTGACACCTTCaggtaaatgtaaataattatctACAGTTTTAAAATATGCTTGTAATAATTATTCCTCATAGGTGGCATGGAGAAAACGTAGCAACTTCAGAAGTCGAAGGTGTAGTTAGCAATGTGATTGGTCTGAAAGACGCAGTCGTTTATGGGGTTGAGGTAATTAATTGCATTTTGCTAGAAATTGGGTCTCAAAATATTCTATGATACTCGGTAACATCAACAGGTACCTGGAGCCGAAGGTAAGGCTGGAATGGCAGCTATTTACGACCCAGATTATAGTCTGAACATCAAAGAAATGGCAGAAGGTGTGAAAAAGGCTCTGCCATCATACGCCAGGCCTCTTTTCGTTCGAGTTTTATCAGAACTACCGATGACTGGCAAGTATCTTGATATCAGTTAATGATTTTGCACTTTTGACACTCATAAATTTGATAATCAAGTTTCTTTGTTCAATCAGGCACGTTTAAgttgaagaagaaagatcttcAACGCGATGGTTTCAATATCAACAaggtaattctaattttttttctattcttgtgactgaataattattttactatttcatTCGTAGATCACTGATCCGGTTTACTTCTTGGATCGTTCTGGAGAGTACGTGAAACTTACGGAACAAATTTACAACACTATCCTCGAAGGGAAGGCTAAGTTGTAAAGACTGCTACCTGAGTATTTTAAACAAGAAGCCTCGACGAAAGTATGATTCCGAAAACTGttgtaaaatttctatttattgacgaaagaaaatagtgaattCGACCGGACTGCTTTTAATCTTTTGTAAAAGTGTTCGCATGTTTCCCGAATCTCGAAGCTTTCACGAGGAACCATGCATTTATAGATATTTTTACACGATCCTTGATACTCATTTGATTAGAGTATAGATTTAGCCAacgtattttttgttttttcttacAAATCTTCGCAAGAAACGTTCGAGTCTCAAAAGGAAATTGAAACGTCAAATTTGTAACTCTATCGTAGGTTTATTTTATATGATATTATATAGAACATCAGAATTCTTAGAGATCAAGACTTtggtaaattattttgtaagaaGGAAG
This window encodes:
- the Fatp3 gene encoding fatty acid transport protein 3, translated to MGLHEVVIAGLSVIVGAYLLTGNRRRFVYLLYKTLPRDVLGAYRFVRVNVLLWWWETRGFTVAKIFTRHATTNPDKIAFIFEDKEWTYRKLEEYSNQLGRYFRKKSLSRGDSVGLIMESRPEYVGTWLGLSKAGFVGALLNTNLCGDVLVHSIKAANCKAVIFGSEFKEVIREIREKIPEVALYQWSDLSDTPCLEGAIDLKTEITSIDPSPLVYDLARGTPRDKLIYIYTSGTTGMPKAAVITNLRYMLMSCGVNSMLSLRSTDRIYNSLPLYHTAGGLIGVGQTLLKGITVVLRRRFSASKFWPDCVHYECTVAQYIGEICRYLLTVPPGPCDTTHKVRLMFGNGLRPQIWKPFIERFGVKQVGEFYGATEGNSNLVNIDNKIGAVGFVPLFAGSLYPVALLRVDEETGEPLRGPDGLCIRCKPGESGIFVGKINPKRVLNDFSGYADTKASEQKILRDVFKKDDRAFNSGDILVMDEMGYFYFKDRTGDTFRWHGENVATSEVEGVVSNVIGLKDAVVYGVEVPGAEGKAGMAAIYDPDYSLNIKEMAEGVKKALPSYARPLFVRVLSELPMTGTFKLKKKDLQRDGFNINKITDPVYFLDRSGEYVKLTEQIYNTILEGKAKL